The following proteins are co-located in the Malus sylvestris chromosome 13, drMalSylv7.2, whole genome shotgun sequence genome:
- the LOC126596842 gene encoding vignain-like, with the protein MNSPLVQIDGYENVPENDENALMKAVANQPVSVALDAGGTDFQFYAEGVMNGDCGTELNHGVAVVGYGETQDGTKYWIVKNSWGVEWGEKGYLRIQRGVDKEGGMCGIALEPSYPMKSSPNNTRRSSFKDEF; encoded by the exons ATGAATTCTCCTCTGGTGCAAATCGATGGTTATGAAAACGTACCTGAAAACGATGAGAATGCCTTGATGAAAGCTGTTGCAAACCAACCTGTGTCAGTTGCACTTGATGCTGGTGGTACAGACTTCCAATTCTACGCGGAG GGTGTGATGAATGGAGACTGTGGAACAGAACTGAATCATGGAGTGGCAGTAGTGGGATATGGAGAGACTCAAGATGGAACCAAGTACTGGATTGTGAAGAATTCATGGGGAGTTGAATGGGGAGAGAAAGGTTACTTGAGGATTCAACGAGGAGTTGATAAAGAAGGAGGGATGTGTGGAATTGCTTTGGAGCCCTCTTACCCTATGAAATCATCACCAAACAACACCAGAAGAAGCTCATTCAAGGATGAATTTTGA